TGTATTGGCACACCTATTTATGGTTTAATTGGAACATTcgtatttagggtttctgaaaaaaaTGATTTTAGGGCTTTGGGTTTGGTTTAATCAAAGCTGTCACATTTGAATTACTTATTGAGTACTATAATTGTGAATTTTGTCAACAAATTCAAAAGCTTCGTCCAGTTACTTACCACAAATGCAACCCCCCACGCGTTAATTACAAGGCTAAGTGCCAACTGTTGCATTCAGCGGaagcctaaaccaaaaaattgattgatggttaAGTGGTTCGAAAATCATTAATTTTTCTATCCATTTATGTGCATATTCTCtgtcattttttcttttctttttcaacttactTTTTTTCATTTTGAGAAACACTCTTTTGTTCTGTCTTCCATTGGCTTCTTATTCTCAAATGCTATAAATTGGATGATCACCTTGTGAAGAAATATACAACCACTTAAGAAATATACAAAACACAGAAAACATGGGTCTAGTGCTTGTCATCATAGCAGTAATGGTTGTTTATTTCAATAGTTATTCAGTTTCATTTGTGAATTCtgcttcttcatcatctctttcAGTGGGGTTTTATGATGAATTGTGTCCTCGAGTTGAGGATATTATATATGAAGAATTAGTGAAAAAGATGTTTCCGATTCCTCGAAACATCACCATACCGGGGGGCGGGGACTCTTAGGCTGTTTTTCCATGATTGTTATGTTCAGgtatatatacatatacatatatatatatatatatttctcttCACAACATTTCAGCTTCATgtgttttaactttgttttccgaAACTCTATTATTACGATCAACTATGGCCAAATTATGGATTTCTTGAggtgtcttttttttttgatcaacttattgtttttatttcttattaCTGTCATCCATCTTAATtttgtctttctttttccttggttACTCTGTTGGTAGATGTGATTGTATTGATTTCATCCATCTTAAAGGTTTTTTTTAGCTTTTGGCATTGTTTATTACAGAATTCCTCCATAGTCTTTTTCACATCATTTGGAGAGTTTCGTGCATTGTTGATGTTATTATCCCTCTTGTTGCTTTTACTCTTCATCTTGCACTTCTTGTTGTTTTGGTTACACTCATGGTGTTTTTGTTGGAGTCtggttcttgttgttgttttggtTACACTCATGGTGTTTTTGTTGGAGTCGGGTTCTTCTTGTTACTTCGTTTACAACTGTTCCAGTTCTAGTTGTTTTCTCAGTCTTTGTTGCAGTGAGTGCTCTCTCCTTACTCTCACTAGTGGTAATGTAATAATGTTTCTGCAGTTAATGTGATGTGTGGTTGTCCTATTTATGTGGGATGACAATTGAAATTTGGCATGGGTGTCGTTTTGTTCGTTGTTGTGATTTGCAAATTTGAATGTCTTTCTGCCGCTTTTGACATTATTGGACCTGGATGTTGCATTTCTGGTTATTTCCCCATTCTTCCTTCAGAGATAATCAGCTCTTGTTTTCTGAGATTAGTAGACCAATTTGTCATTTGGGCACATTATTTTTTTCAGTCACATCATATGCCAGGAGTTGTAATGTAGTTTGTTTTGAAAATTATTGTTCTAATTAGTTCTTAATATACTGCACAATTGTGGTAGATTCCTTCTACTGTAGTGTCCATAAAAAGTCTACTTGCATGCATAAGCGAAATTTTCATGGAAGAAAGAGATATTGTGTCAAGACCTAACATTATTAAAACCATATACACCGTTGTTGACGAACTAAAACAGTCCATGGCAGTAGCGGAGCTTACAGGAATGAATATCTAATTTGAACTGAATGATGTTATAGATGTTGATATCGATCCGTGAAGTGAACCGAGTTGAATGAACAATGACTTCTGTTCAACTTCTTCTATCTAACTTGTAAAAGTGAAACTTACAAATCAGTACTTTTTTTTGTAGGGTTGTGATGGTTCTGTTTTGATCTTACCAACAGATGACAATAATTCTGAGAGAAACGCATCTATCAACCTTTCTTTAGCTGGAGATGCATTTGACATTGTTGATAAGGCTAAGGCAGCATTAGAAAAAGAATGTCCCTGGGTAGTCTCATGCTCGGATATCCTTGCCATCTTGGCACGTGATGTCGTACACTGGGTAAGTTATTTGCATCTCTTAATGCTAATAAAAAATGTTGATTCAGTTTTATTTTGCAACTTGCCAACATTGGTGTGGCAAAGACGTTGAAGGATTTGACTGTGAATTTATTTGTTGTGCACAGTGGGAAGGTCCGCACTGGCAGGTtgagaaaggaagaagagatggactCATCTCCAATGCAACAGAAGCTCAACTACTCATGCCAAAGTCTGATGAAAATATAACAACTCTCATCCGTGGATTCGAATCGATTGGACTATCAACTGTTGATCTCGTCACATTATCTGGGGCACACACAATAGGTTTTACACACTGTATAGAATTTGCTAGTCGTATCTTTCACAACGACACCACATTGAACTCTACAATAAGAGAAAAGGTAATCCTTAGCTGTCCATTTCCGAAGATTGACAGAAATGTTGCTGAAGCACTTGACCAAACTTCTGAATTTGTATTTGATAATAAGTTTTAGAAGAGCTTGCGACAACGGAAAGGCTTGCTCTTGACGGACCATGTATTGGCTTTTGGTGAAAATGATGTCTCTCGTAAATTAGTGTATAGGTACTCCGAGGACCAAGAATTGTTCTTCCAGGAATTTGCAAAAGCCATGTTGAAATTGGGAAGAGTTGGTGTTAAGACTGGGAATGAGGGAGAAATTAGAAGGGATTGTAAGAAATTTAACTgattagggttttctgttgtATTGGCAATTACAATGTCATCGTGAGCATAATAAGAGGGTAATTTACTGTTTGGTAGGAGCTAATACATGTGAATTTTCCATCTATTGAATGTTGCTTTTAAGCTTATTTCTTTtgccaatacaatcaatgaaagagttAGATTTTGGACACAATCAGAATTCCAATTATAATTTTAAAGCATCTTCTTAATAGAATTGAACACCTCTTCATCCATCTTTGTACTACTTGCGAACCTTTTTGGTATAGTGAGAATTGTGTTCTGTATCTGGTCTATATCTATGCAGGATTTCAGTTACAATTCTGTATTTTGTTCTAATAATATTTTGCAGTTATCCAACAGTAGTTTGTCAATGCAATATTAGTTACAATTCCTCTATGTCTGCAGTCATTTTCTACGCTGCCGCCTGCCGTTTTCTCTGCAGTTACAATTTGTGATCTTGCTTACTGTGATATGCTCTTTCCTAATTTCTGTTCAACTTCAAGAACCTGTTTCTTGTATTAGCATGTAATTGGAATAAAAGGTATGCTGTTTATATCTATCTAGACCGTTGAAATCATTCTTTTAAATAGTTTCATCAAAGAGTAACAGCATTTGCAGACACTGAAACTGAACTTGTCCACGATGTTCTCATATCTATAATACAGCAAGGACTTAGTGATGTAGCTCGTTTGCCTACCTGGTCTGCAGTCGAGGAGATGAATGCTTTTTAATCCTCCAAGTTTCAGTGCCTATTTTCAATCGTGTGTGACCAGAGTTGGTGATATGATTTGCTAACTTCACCTCAACAGTTGGAGCCACTTGCAGAGGGTTTTCTAGCGACTGAATCACGGGAGGCTATTTAGTCTGTTGGCTGCCCTTATCTCAGTTGTAGAAACTGTGATATGAGAAACTTCCAACAAAATGTTTTCCTCAGATTGTCACAACAAGACATAGTATTTAGAATAGTGGTAAGAACTATGTTCTGCTCACATTGGTGGTATTTCAAAGGTACTCTTTTGACTTTTGAGTTTGAAGAGCAACTTGGTCATCTATAAATTTGGATTCTGATATGCGTAATTTTTGATAGGTTTTAAGTTATTTATGATATTGTGATCAAAATCGTCTGCCTTAGCCATTAAATTAAGAAACACCGTCTCTCATTTCTTTCTTTTAGCATCCTTGTTTTGTTATTCAGTTCTGTACACTGTAGACTAGAGATTCAAGATGCTGCTCATTTCTTTGTGTTTATGTACTTGTTAGCTTAAATTAAATGCTGAAAGGGAATGCTGCTTAATTAGTTTTTTTCTCTTTCATTAAACAAGTCTCAACCTTATTGGGAATCATTTGAATTGCAGAAGCTTAAGTGACGATGCTACCTTCAAGAAATTTTTGGATGTCAGCAACAGGGAGCGTGCGAACAAATGCTGGAGCATGTTTATAGTTTGATGTGTGGAACCCGGAGTAAATTTTCATCTACAGCAGTTTTTCAGACCTCAGGAGGGTTATGATTATGATCCTGACTTACTTTGCGTAACACTGATGAAGGGCCTGGGTGTGCAAGAATTTCACACAGAAAGGGAATTCAACTCGATGCTGTTGCACGTGGGGCGCTTATTTGTGGATATTGTGGAACGGGGGAAGTCGGTATTGCTCTAGAGTTGCATAGGGAGATTGTGAAATGGAACTGCAGTCCAAATGTGATCACTTATGCCAAGAGGAAGACATGCAGTTTTGTATTAATTTGCAGTGGCTTATTGGACGTGAGTTTCTATCGCCTATCTCTTGTTTCTAGCTAATTTATTTAAGCTGAAGAAATACCAGTAAGCTCTTAAGATTGATAGCATTACTGACATGACTCTCAGTTCTATATTGCTTTCAGATTCTTTCTTTTTACCGAATTCTATAAATTTGGTTGTCCAATTTACAGTATTTTATACCATAGAAAGTAATCCCTCTTGGTTCGCAGTTGTTGTATAAAATATAATGAAATGGGACCATGGTCCATAACTTCAGAGCTATAAACTGGTGATGTCTAATCTAATTCCCCAGATATACACTTTTGCCTCATTGTTGTGGTCTTATGCTAGCTTTTGCCTATGAAAGACCCTTAATCTAAAGTATGAACCTAATTTACGAGTTATCTTTTTGGTTACCTAAGCTAGTCATAGAACACGAAATGCTGTTATTAAAATTGTTGGTGCTGATGACCTCATAGGCCTCTATATAAAGGTCTGTTTTTAATGTACCTTATTTCAGCTGAATATATTTATAGGGTACCTTATGTTTTTAGGGTATATAAGAGAAAGTTAGGTAGATGATCTATCTATCTTTCTCTTATACCCTAAAAACATAAAGGCCTCCTATCAATATATTCAGCTTTCGGAACTTGTATCAAACAAACTTTCTTACTCATTTTCCTTCTTACTGAGATCTCAAATTTTCTGTTGTTTGATCTGTAGGCTCATAATTGTTTTTTTGTGTGTGCAGTGTTTCTATGAGTCACTTCGCAGTTCCATTAGTCGCTTCCAGTTCTGGTACATGGAGTTGTGTGTGGATGATGTACCTCCCATCCAGCGCAAAGTAACCAGTGGCAAGGTAAACTCTTCATTTCTGATTTTTGTTAGGGCTTTTAGTGCATTTACTTGGTCTATTTATTCCGTTGTTTCATTTTAGAATCCCTTCAAATTTTGGTAATGCGTTTGCGCTTTATTAATGAAATGATGTTAATCTGGACTATAATTTAAGATGTTAAGCTTAAGATTATTAAAAAGGTCAGCTTTATAAGACATAATAGGTTTCTCAAGCAGTAATTTTACTTGGAATAATCATAGAGAAAACGAAAAAATGTACGAGCTGATGTTTGTCTCAGACATCTAACTGGGGTCGAGTCAAATTTAGACTCTGAGTCAACAAGAAACAAACTGAGATTAAATCTACATATAAATGTAATTGACTCAAATGTGATGGTTTAGAGAGGGTTAAAGATGCCTCCTAATATTACGAATAATGCTCATTATGAAGTATGAAAATTGCATTACACTGCTAGGGCAAATATGATGTTGAACTTATGAACTGGTAAAAATGTTTTCTTGACATTTTATAGCTTTTGGCTCAAAAAATTTGGTACTAATCAACTTATCGTTAGTATCATCAAATTCATTAAAGTTAAGATTTCATTGTTACTTTTTGCTCAAGCACAAAATAATCAATTTTTGGTAGGATGCATGGGCTACTACTACTCTTCAAGTTAATTTTCTATTAGGCAGGTGTGCATTTTAAGATCATTGTATATCATTAACCCGAGGAATCTAATAATACCACTATCCTGTACATAGTAGAGAGTTTATGCTACCCTTGGTGTTTAACTGCAAGTTTGTTTCAGATCAATACATATTATATTATATGTACCACCACCTGACCTGGCCCGAGTTCACTGACCACTAACTTTGTATTGAATCAGAAAGAGAGAATGAGTATTCGAGTGTTCTTGTTAAGTTGAATCCTACTACGCATTCTTACATTCGGCTTAGTTGCATGTACTGCAGGCCACTTTAGCAATGCAGCCTTACTTCGTTCAGCAACTATCAGATAAATTACCATTTTGTATGAATTGCTAAGATTATCTCATCAAGTTCCTAATGGACTGAATTGCTTGTCAGCTTTCAAATGGGATCTTAAATTATTGAGGTATCCTTTCGGTTGCCTAATTAGCTGGTCATAGAGATCCTTCAAATAATCTGGACTGTTATTTGAGGATGTTAAGCTTAAGATTAGGTTGTTATCTGATATATGTATAGGTTTTTCTGTTGTTTCATTAGTCTTTCCACCCTTTTCCTGATAAATGAAGTGTTTGGCGAAACAAATCTGACATTGTCGGGAATCATTTGAATTGCATAACTTAAGAAACTTTTGGATGTCAGGAACAGGACATA
Above is a genomic segment from Papaver somniferum cultivar HN1 chromosome 10, ASM357369v1, whole genome shotgun sequence containing:
- the LOC113317829 gene encoding uncharacterized protein LOC113317829, with amino-acid sequence MLEHVYSLMCGTRRPGCARISHRKGIQLDAVARGALICGYCGTGEVGIALELHREIVKWNCSPNVITYAKRKTCSFVLICSGLLDCFYESLRSSISRFQFWYMELCVDDVPPIQRKVTSGKLNGMQFDESSLFDETILICLKWRHYTQEQ